The following is a genomic window from Pedobacter sp. KBS0701.
CCAGGTAACGGCATCATTGGCATAATTGGTAATGCTTACCCCCGGCCTGGAAACACCGTTGGCCTGCCCAAAATAGGCCGGGTTACCGCCATTCAGGTTTACGTTCGACAGATAGAAGAAACGCTGCGCACCAATGGCATCGTTACCAACAAGGCCGTAGCTTGCGCGCAGTTTAAGCTTATTAACAGCGCCTTTTAAGCTGCCGTTCCAAAATGATTCATTGGAAATTACCCAAGATCCACCTATGGTTGGAAAGAAACCAAACCTGTTCTTTTCAGCAAAACGCTCCGATCCGTTATAACCAAAGTTAAACTCAGCAAAATAACGGTTATCATAACCATAACCCAACCTTCCCGACAAGCCAACATTCCGGTAGGGAAGCGAATACTGAAGACTCGACTGTCCGGTAGCTGGATCGATTGCATTGGCATATAAACGCTGTTGCCTTGTGGCGATCAATGTACTGCTGATGTTGTGTTTACTGCCAAACTGCCTAGAATAATCTACAACGGCCTGCATGTACACGAATGTATTAATGTCTTTAAACCCTGGTTCGAAGCTCAGATACTCTGAAGCCTGTCCGGGCTGGTTATTGATCCAGTTGAGGGTATATTGATTGCTGATCCTATCATAGGACGCTACATTGTAAAAAAATGGAGAATATTGCCTGGTGAGGTCGAAATAGGAATACCTGTTGGTATTAAACATGCCTTTAAAAGTCAGCCCCTTAGTCAGGAAATTAAGGTCCTGGTTTAGCTCAAGTTGTGCCGACATTCTTGATCTCGAGAAAGATTTATATCCCTTCATCATATCTGCATAAGGATTGGAAAAACCAATTGTATTTCCTGTTCCTTCAGTTGAACTGTTGCCAAATAGAATGTGGGTATCGATCCCTAGTGAAGGATCGGACGGGTAAAATGCAGGAAATAGTACAGGGCTGGTATGAAGTGCCTTTTTATACAAATCGGCAGAGAAAGAGCCGTCATCGGTAATCGGCCCGTTGTATTCATCAAAAGTTCCCGACAGTCTAAGCACCACTTCTGTGGTAGGCGTAACATTAATGTTGACATTGGAACGGAGCTGGTAGTTTTCGAGTTTAACGTTATTGTTAAAGTTGTTTACCGGACTTACTTTCAGTATCCCATTGTCGCGGTTATAAGAGGTACCGATGTAGTACCGTGCAATCTTCCCGCCTCCGCTCACGCTTCCGTTGAGGCGTTGGTTGTTGGTGCTGGTTTTAAATAGTTCATCAATCCAGTTTACCGCCGGATACACATATTTGTTGCTTCCCGGAGCACCGCTTAGTGTTTGCTCGCGGTTATAAATATCGTTCTGGCTAAACCTGGGCACTGCTAAAGGATTCCTTGTGGTCAGGGCCTCATTGTACATCTTCATAAAGGTAATGGGATCGGCAATTTTAAGGTTTTGCGTGGCCTGAGAAATGGAATTTTCAAAACGAACGTTTACCTTCGCATTACCTTCCACACCTTCTTTGGTGGTTACTAAAATTACCCCGTTAGCTCCCCTGGCCCCGTACAAAGCCGTTGCACTGGCATCCTTTAAGATGGAGAAGCTGGCGATATCATCTACCTGCAGCCTGGCCAGATCAGTTGGCGTGAGCTCTACGTTATCTACCAGGATTAATGGGTCTTGTTTGTACCCGAATGTGGTTACTCCACGAATAAAAAATGTAGAATTATCAAGTCCTGGCTGTCCGCTCCGCTGGTAGGCCACCACGCCGGCAATCTGCCCTGCCATGGCATTGGTCAGGTTACTGGATGGAATTTTTAGCCTGGAAGGTGTAATACTGGTAACAGATCCCACCATGGCTTCTCTCCGTTCCTTTTTTCCAAAGGCAGTAACCACTACGTCCGTGAGATTGTTGTCATCCGAATGCAGTACCAGATCTACCTTTAGCCTTAATGGATCGGCAATAAACGTAACCTGTTTAAATCCCACAGATGATACCACCACTATAGATTTAGCTGTTACATTCAGCGAAAACTTACCATCGCCATCGGTAATGGTTCCCATAACACTCTGGCCTTTAACCTGAAGACTTACCCCCGGAATTCCCAGTCCGAGCGAATCTTTAACAGTTCCGGTAATTTTAATTGTTGCACCCTGTTGTGCAAAAGTGGGGCAGCCCAGGAGCAACAAACAGGCACCGAATACTGCGAACAGTACCCAGAGGTTTCCCAAATAAGGCAGATGCCTTACCTTAGCAGTAAAATTTTGGTTCATAAAGTTTGGTTGGTTTTTATGTTTAGATTATTTCAAAAAATGTTTGCAGGTATCACCTGGAGTAGTCAATTTCCATCTGTATCTGTCAAACAAGGGCAGTTAATAAATTAGCCAAGCCAAAAATGATCCGGCTAACACATTTTATTTTCTTTCGTTAAACACCCCCAGTTCAGCAATAGCAGGTGAGCTTTCGAAGTCGGTAATGGTTACCTTTATTTTTTCGCACCAGATACGCCCGAACCTAAAA
Proteins encoded in this region:
- a CDS encoding TonB-dependent receptor, with the protein product MNQNFTAKVRHLPYLGNLWVLFAVFGACLLLLGCPTFAQQGATIKITGTVKDSLGLGIPGVSLQVKGQSVMGTITDGDGKFSLNVTAKSIVVVSSVGFKQVTFIADPLRLKVDLVLHSDDNNLTDVVVTAFGKKERREAMVGSVTSITPSRLKIPSSNLTNAMAGQIAGVVAYQRSGQPGLDNSTFFIRGVTTFGYKQDPLILVDNVELTPTDLARLQVDDIASFSILKDASATALYGARGANGVILVTTKEGVEGNAKVNVRFENSISQATQNLKIADPITFMKMYNEALTTRNPLAVPRFSQNDIYNREQTLSGAPGSNKYVYPAVNWIDELFKTSTNNQRLNGSVSGGGKIARYYIGTSYNRDNGILKVSPVNNFNNNVKLENYQLRSNVNINVTPTTEVVLRLSGTFDEYNGPITDDGSFSADLYKKALHTSPVLFPAFYPSDPSLGIDTHILFGNSSTEGTGNTIGFSNPYADMMKGYKSFSRSRMSAQLELNQDLNFLTKGLTFKGMFNTNRYSYFDLTRQYSPFFYNVASYDRISNQYTLNWINNQPGQASEYLSFEPGFKDINTFVYMQAVVDYSRQFGSKHNISSTLIATRQQRLYANAIDPATGQSSLQYSLPYRNVGLSGRLGYGYDNRYFAEFNFGYNGSERFAEKNRFGFFPTIGGSWVISNESFWNGSLKGAVNKLKLRASYGLVGNDAIGAQRFFYLSNVNLNGGNPAYFGQANGVSRPGVSITNYANDAVTWETSRQTNIGLEISLFKSLNIIAEVYKQHRYNILMERASIPSSMGLESGVSANLGTADSRGIDFSADYSKTFRGGFWMSGRMNFTFSQNKYGQYEQPAYKEPWRILSGQKIGVRWGYIAERLFVDDQEAAASPTQLFGAGASAPKGGDIKYADVNNDGKITEADQVFIGLPSTPEIVYGAGLSMGFKKIDLSLFFQGVGRTSFFIDPSQVSPFLSNRQVLQPFADSHWTEENQDLYAKYPRLGTTSSEISNNLQTSSWWMRDGAFIRLKSIEIGYTFPDKLSKKAFLSNCRIYFNALNPLTWSRFKDWDPELASNGFSYPIQKVYNIGINVNL